From one Mytilus trossulus isolate FHL-02 chromosome 10, PNRI_Mtr1.1.1.hap1, whole genome shotgun sequence genomic stretch:
- the LOC134686485 gene encoding uncharacterized protein LOC134686485, protein MACGGGQVSVSCSLCEENTKIEWKCLNCDMLMCEKCKEKIHVKFKFAKDHKVVSIQEVGLHAEEVDFSSISCQNHLKQTCFMFCKSCDCLVCPLCISETHNGHGLVAIKEGYEIHTNKLKSGQKNIKTKIDELKKRKAEVKDIESSEHSRLENVMKKIETQKNELKKEVDKHIEKLKFEVMKRWEALHQTTKKEENEVTLLIGSLESQNSEVEDIIQSNDGKRVFVDGLGLVQSMEEIITLPGTKFDSIPIFLPGEINAYNIGSLQNVSIKGEIKIIKEFCSKISSIRHIAAGFEGTLWIKDKNVLQKVKIEGSKLKVIYQIEVEVLGMACTQSKDLLFIPGGSLLKQISGQTGEVTDSIYDVKQGLRISAVHVNPDGKVTVGAYSGDLVYPANGRRVVVVLDRNGKQENIYEFDRHGNPIFTHIRNITITKNGNICVLDRLSEDDIALVGRVVILNRNGDVLNTFSGHPEVNTDKKPFEPYRAFTTDSDNIVVSNLASSILYFFNSSGNLIRWCDISKFVVFIPSAFCVADSRHTFIGCAAAEGNKAQIYEVKIS, encoded by the coding sequence ATGGCATGTGGAGGGGGACAGGTTTCAGTTTCTTGTAGTCTTTGTGAGGAGAACACTAAAATAGAATGGAAGTGCCTAAATTGTGACATGCTCATGTGTGAAAAATGTAAAGAgaaaattcatgtgaaattcaaaTTTGCCAAGGATCACAAAGTTGTATCTATCCAGGAAGTGGGTCTCCATGCAGAAGAAGTAGATTTTTCCAGTATAAGTtgtcaaaatcatttaaaacagACATGCTTTATGTTTTGCAAATCCTGTGACTGTTTAGTATGTCCCCTTTGTATCTCTGAAACCCATAATGGCCATGGTTTGGTAGCCATCAAAGAGGGATATGAAATCCATACCAACAAATTGAAGTCAGgacaaaagaatataaaaactaaaatagaTGAGCTGAAGAAAAGAAAAGCAGAAGTCAAAGATATTGAAAGCAGTGAACATTCAAGATTGGAAAATGTCATGAAGAAAATAGAAACTCAGAAAAATGAACTAAAGAAAGAAGTTGATAAACACATagagaaattaaaatttgaagtaatGAAAAGATGGGAAGCTCTTCATCAAACTaccaaaaaagaagaaaatgaagTGACACTTCTGATTGGAAGTTTGGAATCCCAAAACTCAGAGGTTGAAGATATCATCCAATCAAATGATGGCAAGAGAGTCTTTGTGGATGGTTTGGGGTTAGTTCAATCAATGGAGGAAATCATCACACTACCTGGCACCAAGTTTGATTCTATTCCAATATTTCTACCTGGAGAGATAAATGCTTATAACATTGGTTcattacaaaatgtttcaataaagggtgaaatcaaaattataaaagaatttTGCTCTAAAATCTCCAGCATACGTCATATAGCAGCTGGTTTTGAAGGTACATTGTGGATAAAGGACAAAAACGTACTACAGAAAGTTAAAATAGAAGGAAGCAAATTGAAGGTAATTTATCAAATAGAGGTTGAAGTCCTTGGTATGGCATGTACTCAATCTAAAGATCTCCTTTTTATACCAGGAGGATCTTTACTGAAGCAGATAAGTGGTCAAACTGGTGAGGTGACTGATTCCATTTATGATGTTAAACAAGGACTAAGAATATCAGCTGTTCATGTAAACCCAGATGGAAAAGTCACTGTTGGTGCTTATAGTGGGGATTTAGTTTACCCAGCCAATGGAAGACGGGTTGTGGTTGTTTTGGATAGAAACGGGAAACAGGAAAATATATACGAATTTGACAGACATGGAAATCCCATATTTACACATATTAGGAATATAACCATAACAAAGAATGGTAATATCTGTGTATTGGACAGATTATCTGAGGATGATATAGCCCTTGTAGGCAGAGTGGTTATACTGAATAGGAATGGAGATGTTCTAAATACCTTCAGTGGCCATCCAGAAGTTAACACAGACAAAAAACCTTTTGAACCATACCGTGCATTCACTACAGATTCTGACAATATTGTAGTTTCAAACTTAGcttcttctattttatatttttttaattcttctgGAAATTTAATTAGATGGTGTGATATTAGCAAATTTGTAGTATTTATCCCATCAGCTTTTTGTGTTGCTGACTCTAGACATACTTTCATAGGATGTGCAGCAGCTGAAGGCAATAAAGCCCAAATATATGAAGTGAAAATTTCATGA